In Sporichthya polymorpha DSM 43042, a genomic segment contains:
- a CDS encoding sensor histidine kinase, whose protein sequence is MGDLTGALTLAIAAAAVAVAVLGLRRFNWWRPDLGTTADRAAYETLHLTSLAAPALRGGLTQAGTTRAVKHLRALLGSRAVAITDGQRLLAWDGAAQDSLGSCAVEHAQAVMDTGRSQVLMAACPNSEPIREVVVTPLVSGTTVIGTLAAYVDSSSANLIRAVDEVGSWVSGQLELSELDATRTRVAEAEVRALRAQISPHFIYNSLNAIASFVRTDPDRARELLLEFADFTRYTFRRAGDFTTLADELRAINGYLLLERARFGERLGVTLRVAPEVLPVSIPFLCLQPLVENAVRHGLETKNGQGTVTILAEDAGAHCLISVEDDGVGMAPERVREALSGEPGSDHVGLGNVDERLRTIFGDAYGLTVATAPGAGTKVSLRVPKFQPGVHA, encoded by the coding sequence GTGGGCGACCTGACGGGTGCTCTGACCCTCGCGATCGCCGCAGCAGCGGTCGCGGTGGCGGTGCTCGGCCTGCGTCGCTTCAACTGGTGGCGGCCCGACCTCGGCACGACCGCCGACCGCGCGGCGTACGAGACGCTCCACCTCACCTCGCTCGCCGCGCCCGCGCTCCGCGGCGGGCTCACGCAGGCGGGCACGACGCGGGCGGTCAAGCACCTCCGGGCCCTGCTGGGTTCGCGCGCGGTCGCCATCACCGACGGGCAGCGGCTGCTCGCGTGGGACGGCGCCGCCCAGGACTCCCTCGGCAGCTGTGCCGTCGAGCACGCCCAGGCGGTCATGGACACCGGCCGCAGCCAGGTGCTGATGGCGGCGTGCCCGAACAGCGAGCCGATCCGCGAGGTCGTCGTCACCCCCCTGGTCTCCGGCACCACCGTCATCGGCACGCTCGCGGCCTACGTCGACTCCAGCTCGGCGAACCTGATCCGCGCCGTCGACGAGGTCGGGAGTTGGGTCTCCGGCCAGCTCGAGCTCTCGGAGCTCGACGCGACCCGCACCCGCGTCGCGGAGGCCGAAGTGCGGGCGCTGCGCGCGCAGATCTCGCCGCACTTCATCTACAACTCGCTGAACGCGATCGCCTCGTTCGTGCGTACCGACCCGGACCGTGCCCGCGAACTCCTCCTGGAGTTCGCCGACTTCACCCGCTACACGTTCCGCCGGGCGGGCGACTTCACGACGCTGGCCGACGAATTGCGCGCGATCAACGGTTACCTGCTGCTGGAGCGGGCACGATTCGGCGAGCGACTGGGCGTCACCCTCCGGGTCGCGCCCGAGGTCCTGCCGGTCTCCATCCCCTTCCTGTGCCTGCAGCCGTTGGTGGAGAACGCCGTCCGCCACGGGCTCGAGACGAAGAACGGACAGGGAACGGTGACGATCCTCGCCGAGGACGCGGGTGCCCACTGTTTGATCAGCGTCGAGGACGACGGGGTGGGCATGGCGCCCGAGCGCGTCCGGGAGGCTCTGTCCGGCGAACCGGGCTCCGACCATGTCGGTCTCGGCAACGTCGACGAGCGACTGCGTACCATCTTCGGCGACGCCTACGGCCTGACGGTGGCGACTGCGCCCGGCGCGGGCACCAAGGTCAGTCTTCGGGTGCCCAAGTTCCAGCCGGGAGTGCATGCGTGA